From Vidua macroura isolate BioBank_ID:100142 chromosome 5, ASM2450914v1, whole genome shotgun sequence, the proteins below share one genomic window:
- the GALNT4 gene encoding polypeptide N-acetylgalactosaminyltransferase 4 — MRIRLARRWTWIRKSCMFLGFLMVAYFVVELSVSSFGASLTGRSITKGKWERHFSDGAEKAVDLARPVYDKPPPDPYAPGEWGKPSRPQLSPEEQKQEEELIEKYAINIYLSDKISLHRHIEDNRLSGCKTKSYNYRRLPTTSVIIAFYNEAWSTLLRTIHSVLETSPSVLLKEIILVDDLSDKVYLKAELEKYISSLKRVRLIRTNKREGLVRARLIGATFATGDVLTFLDCHCECVSGWLEPLLERIAENETVIVCPVIDTIDWKTFEYYMQTAEPMIGGFDWRLTFQWHSVPKHERLRRKSETDPIRSPTMAGGLFAVSKKYFEYLGTYDTGMDVWGGENLELSFRVWQCGGMLEIHPCSHVGHVFPKRAPYARPNFLQNTARAAEVWMDDFKDHFYNRNPSARKENYGDISERKILRERLKCKSFHWYLKNVFAELHVPEDRPGWHGAIRSTGIPSECLDYVLQEHNPTGSHLSLFGCHGQGGNQFFEYTSNQEIRFNSVTELCAEVPEREDFIGMRSCPKDGSPIPEIIIWHFKEDGTIYHPHSGKCLTAYRTTEGHADVQMRTCNAGDKNQIWKFEK; from the coding sequence ATGAGGATTCGTCTGGCGAGAAGATGGACGTGGATCCGCAAAAGCTGCATGTTCCTCGGCTTCTTAATGGTCGCTTACTTTGTGGTCGAGCTGTCGGTTTCTTCCTTCGGTGCCTCCCTCACCGGCAGGAGCATCACtaaagggaaatgggaaaggcaCTTTTCTGACGGAGCAGAAAAAGCTGTCGATTTGGCTCGTCCAGTTTATGACAAACCCCCACCTGATCCTTATGCTCCAGGAGAATGGGGTAAACCTTCTCGCCCCCAGCTGAGTCCTGAGGAACAGAAACAGGAAGAAGAGCTGATTGAGAAGtatgcaataaatatttatttaagtgATAAAATTTCTCTCCACCGGCACATTGAAGATAATCGACTGAGTGGTTGTAAAACTAAATCTTACAACTACAGAAGACTGCCCACAACATCTGTTATAATTGCTTTCTACAATGAAGCCTGGTCAACGCTGCTGCGGACGATACATAGTGTTCTTGAAACATCACCTTCGGTgcttctgaaagaaattataCTGGTGGATGACCTGAGTGATAAAGTGTATTTGAAGGCTGAACTCGAAAAATATATAAGCAGTCTGAAAAGAGTTCGCTTGATAAGAACCAACAAACGAGAAGGTTTGGTTCGTGCACGCTTGATTGGTGCTACCTTTGCTACTGGTGATGTTCTCACATTCCTAGATTGTCACTGTGAATGTGTTTCTGGCTGGCTGGAACCACTGCTCGAGAGGATTGCTGAGAATGAGACTGTTATTGTTTGTCCTGTCATTGACACCATTGACTGGAAAACATTTGAATACTACATGCAAACAGCAGAGCCCATGATTGGGGGGTTTGACTGGCGGCTGACGTTCCAGTGGCACTCGGTGCCTAAACATGAACGTCTCAGGCGCAAGTCAGAAACTGACCCAATCAGATCCCCAACTATGGCTGGTGGCTTGTTTGCTGTCAGCAAGAAGTATTTTGAGTACCTGGGAACCTATGATACAGGAATGGATGTTTGGGGAGGGGAGAACTTAGAATTATCCTTTAGGGTTTGGCAGTGTGGCGGCATGTTGGAAATTCATCCGTGCTCCCACGTGGGCCATGTGTTTCCAAAGCGTGCGCCCTATGCTAGACCAAATTTCCTTCAGAACACGGCACGTGCTGCTGAGGTGTGGATGGATGACTTCAAAGATCACTTTTACAACAGAAATCCTtcagcaaggaaagaaaactatggagacatttctgaaagaaagattCTTAGGGAGCGTTTGAAATGCAAGAGTTTTCactggtatttaaaaaatgtatttgctgaGTTGCATGTACCAGAAGATCGTCCTGGCTGGCACGGTGCTATCCGCAGCACAGGAATACCTTCAGAGTGCCTTGACTATGTCTTACAGGAACATAATCCTACTGGGTCTCACCTTTCTCTCTTTGGCTGTCATGGTCAGGGAGGCAACCAATTCTTTGAATATACATCAAATCAGGAGATTAGATTTAACTCTGTAACTGAGCTATGTGCTGAAGTCCCTGAGCGTGAAGACTTCATAGGTATGAGGAGCTGCCCAAAAGATGGATCTCCTATCCCAGAAATTATTATCTGGCACTTCAAAGAAGATGGGACTATTTATCATCCTCATTCAGGGAAGTGCCTTACTGCTTATCGTACGACTGAGGGACACGCTGATGTGCAAATGAGAACTTGTAATGCTGgagataaaaatcagatttggaAATTTGAGAAATAA